DNA from Spartinivicinus poritis:
TCAACTGGGCCAATAAACTCAAAGCCAATTTTAATTTGATGCTCAATTAAAATTGGCTTTAGTTGCTTAAGCCGCTTTACCATTAGCTGAAAATAACCATTAAACGACAAGTTATCTGAAAAAGGAGGGATATAAAAAAGTGCAGCTTCACTACCTACTTGATGAGCAAAAGCAGCTTGCTTAGTAAAAGTATGCAAACTATTTACGTAGTCCCGTTCTGAATGGCAACAGTACATGTCTACATCCAAGCTAAACGCAGCTGGCCTTAGTTGGTATTCTCCAAGCAGTTGTTTGACATCTGTTATAGTGAGCTGCCTTTGTATTAACTGAGCAATATCTAAATTAATACCATGAAATCCATAGCTAGATGCAAGCTTACACACTATTTCTAATTCATTAACAACATGCCCTAAATTTCCACAATGGGTAATATCATCTGTTACGTTGAGTACTGAGTACATGATCTATCCTTAGGCTCGCCAAAAAGC
Protein-coding regions in this window:
- a CDS encoding sugar phosphate isomerase/epimerase family protein, with amino-acid sequence MYSVLNVTDDITHCGNLGHVVNELEIVCKLASSYGFHGINLDIAQLIQRQLTITDVKQLLGEYQLRPAAFSLDVDMYCCHSERDYVNSLHTFTKQAAFAHQVGSEAALFYIPPFSDNLSFNGYFQLMVKRLKQLKPILIEHQIKIGFEFIGPVETRLTTHYDFIHTIDGIRALIASADLYGYAGFKLDVHHWQYSGAGLLDLRHLDKDYIVYVELNDALHGYHLFNMPEFARELPLATGVTDTSGFMQELKRKGYDGPIAVEPWNEVIKKMPLQEAIQTVKHSLDQCIAL